The following is a genomic window from Doryrhamphus excisus isolate RoL2022-K1 chromosome 3, RoL_Dexc_1.0, whole genome shotgun sequence.
ggctccatgtaaacgtggctattgatatGGATACTGCTTGAAGAGTCGCTATTACATGTTTTGACCACCAGGGTGCGCAGTCAAGTTGAACCAGTATTTTTAAAGCGAGGTGGCTCTGAGCAGCTGAAACCGCCAaacaagcaccccccccccacaagtaTCACAATGAAAGTAGCTGTTAACGTAAGCACAGCCGCTGCAAATGAGACTCGTCAATTTTCCCACATCCTGTCACTGCTTTTCCGTGATAATCCCAATGGTTCGGAGCAAAAGATTGGCTGATGTTAGCTTTCGTTTCAAGGCTGAGGGAAGCATCGTGATGATGTGCTCGCGGCGACACACACCAACCTGAAAATGAACTTGTGTTGTTTTCAGGTGGAGGAAATGTACAAGAAAGCACACGCCGCCATCAGAGCAAACCCTGTTCATGAAAAGCAACCCAAAAGAGAAGTCCAAAGGAAGAGGTGggtgttatttttgtttattttccttcaaATGAAGCGACACAACTTGCATGCCTCACGTGAAACCCTTTGGCTTTGTGACAAAAAAGTGACAGCTTCTCCAGCTACCTCCAAGTGTTGTGAATGCTAATGACCCTTCTCGCTCCTCTTTCCGCCCAGATGGAATCGCGCCAAGTTGTCTCTGGCTCAGAGGAAGGACCGCGTTGCCCAGAAAAAAGCCAGCTTCTTACGAGCACAAGAACGGGAGGCGGAGGACGGTTAGCGCTACCTCCATATATGCAACACGACTAAATTTATTAcaaacttttttgtgtgtgtcttcagTGATGCTATGACAGGAATGCTGACGACACTTGAGCTTCTTCACATTGGTCCCGTTACACGTTCTATACTTGAATCAATGACTCAAAAGGGGACAGGAGAGGGCAGCTGATGTGATAGAAAAGACAGCAAAATAGTGTCATTGTGCAAAAGTCATGCATTAACATCTTTTGAGCATCCAGCAGCGCACAACTTCCTGGATGATATTTTACAAAGTGACTTCATTGTCAGCGGCGTCTTTAGAATAGAATAAGGTTGATAAAAAAGATGTGTGGAACATTCCAGCATGATTCCTATGGCACTGTGATGGGTCCAAGCCCAAAGTGATACAGTACAACATTCACAAATGAACACACATGGCTGTCATAAAGATGTTATTGTGCTTCTTCCTAGTAGATTTGGTGGCCTAAAACGTCCCTCCGGTTAGCGATGGTTCCTTCCTAGCTTTGTCAAAAGTAAGCATGCAAAAAACCTCCCATTATAGACTTTGATTGTTCATATCTTCATACTAACTGAAAGCAATAGAAATTGATTGGATAGTCTTCAATAAGCCTCCCAGGTATGGGTGATCCAGCAGTAATATGCAAGTGGGcacaagtattgggacacctccCTATTCCTCTAAGACGGGTGGAACTATAACGACAAAAATTACGGGCGTGTCATAATAGCGCAAAATATTTAGTAAATCATTTTTCTGTATGCTTACAGTGAGTGtgatgtcccaatacttttgcccatATAGTCTATCAATTCCTTGCATGTTCAGATTGTTGGCATCTCAGCTCCTCCTGGTCACGAGTCCTTGGTGTGGGAGATCTGCCTCCACAGCAGAGCCTTCAGGTTGTTGAGGAGAAGCGAGTGCTCCATGTTCATCTGGCCGGCGCCCCCCCTGAGGGCCATGCAGGCGTACAGCTGCCTCTCCAGCTCCTCCCTCAGCGCAGACGGCGCCCCGTGCAGGAGGTAGTCCTTCAATACGGCGCACGCTTTGGCCAAATTGGGCCGCACCGGCTCCTCCCTGCACCGTTGATATGACATGTCACATGATGTCCGGCAGTCCACGCCGTACACGCAGTCGGCGTCCGTGTCGCATCTGAGCGCCCGCATGCTGCGCCGAAACTGGCTTTCGGGTACCACGGTGCGGGGGTTGGTGAGACGCAGCTCATGGCCGTCTGTGTAGCCCAAGTGCACCGCCGCCAGGTCGCAGATGAGGAAGCTGCCGTACGTGCCGTGGAAGATGTCCTCCACCAGCTCCAGCAGGCCCATGGAGATCTTGGCTTTGCGAGGCCACGAGGGGGTGAACCACTGATCCATCTTGCGCTGTAAGCCACCGGGCACCCAGGACCCCAGCGGCCAGGGTGCGGACAAACCATACAAGGGGGCATGGGGGACACGTTCCGTCATGTAGAGGTCGCCGCAGTAGCCCAGAAGACGGGGAGTGTGTCCACGCTCCTGAAGCAGCAGGCCAAGAAGCACCTGAGGAAACCACATTTCCTGTTTACATATCCAAATGGAAATATTGAGGTCAAAAAATATAACGGTATGTAAGAAGTTACCAACTTTTAGTAATTAGTGTACTATTAGTAGTACTATTAGTACTATTAATACCACAGAATCGATACGCCCATCAGTAGTGGGACCTTATTTGATCAGATCATGTTTTCTTCTGACCTCATCCATCTGCAGGAGGGCCCACATGGAGCGAGCTTCGGGCAGGGACACCTTTCCATCTTTGTTGCCATCCGCCACAGACAAGATGACACTGACCAATCCGGCGAGATTAGCTTGATCTCCAAGCTTGGACTACGAGAGGTCAGAGGGACACAAACGTCAGTTTagtttcatttatttctttGCAATTTTATCAAACAAATGGAATTAGTCAACGACAACACaagtgtcgttttttttgtgatttttaagggaaaacaaatccaaacctacatggccgtgtgtggaaaaagtggacctgctggtgtgttttggatcgttgtcctgctgcagaacccaacttGCTTTCAGCTCaagtcaccaacagatggcagtATATTCTCGTTAGAATtatttggtagacagcagaatgggaccaggtcctgaagcagcaaaacagccgcagaccatcacactaccaccaccatattttactgtttctctgaaatgtggtgttacatttacaccagatgtaatgggatacACACCTTCTAAAAAGTTCAACCACAGAgtgttttcccaaaggtcttggagatcatcagtacgatcatcaagatgttttctgtcaatttttgtttttgccaagtgtctttcttatggcggAGTCATGAGGatatgttgttgtggggtcttttgtgacctcttgcatGGGTTATCCATGCACTCTTGGGGTATTTTTGGTAGGCTGGCCACTCCTGTTCTTGCCAATTGTGGATAATAGCTCTCACTgcggtttgctggagtcccacagCTTTTAACCTTTTCCAGCCTGATAGATgaagttgtgttttttctcacacagggccatgtagattTGGATTTTAGTCTCCCTTAATTATaatatgttcagttgtgttgtgattgactaacatttatatttgtttgacgatctgaaacatttaaacatttaaatcaGGAAGGTGGCAAACATGCAGGATGGAAGAACATATTCATTTTGGATGAATTCCAATTTTTACCTTGAGATTATTAAAGACCATCTCTCTGAACTTCTCCACTGACGTGCCTCGAGTGGGAGTGTCGAACACAGGGGCCTCCCTCCGTGGCTCCAGCTCCTCGCCCATCTCGTAGCGTATAACTTTGCCCAAATTACAGTGAACGATTCCTTCATGGTCTCCCCAGCTTCCGGTATACACCTAAAAGATGGAGATATTTGTATGGGGAGATCATGGCTGATGATGAAGAGTCACATGGGCTTCCACCTGGTTGTTCGGGAGGGCTGAGAGACATCTACTCATGTAGAAGGTCTCTTTGTCACACAGGCTGCTGCAGGCCGAACCGTCAATGATTCCCTTCCTGTATTTGTCACACTTGGAAGACAAGAAGCACAGTTTACCAAGTCAGGATTGCCCTGTTCTaagacattttgaaaacaaatgatTTTCTTTATGATTTTTGGTTTGCATGGTgtaaaacaggggtgctcacactttttcagcatgcgagctacttttaaaatgaccgagtcaaaatgatctacccactacaaaaatgcaaaacatctatttattttcaaatgtattgaggattatttgtacgtacaatgtatgttgatgtaccttacataaccaaatgagccaatattgcaaaacacacataattaactattaacattttttgtaattacctgagtttactttgatgacttgcactgaattgaaccagccagggatgcatagtccggacagtagctgctgatagccagcctcaagcacacttccaaatgtttatcagtcatggataatatccgtatcacaatatccgtataatattccatatccgtatggaagtgatgtgttttttgcctttttacttggtccagtttttgcctttttacttggtccagctccttcactcattttagtgaccataaactttagcgagggcttaaaatctcgcaattcgccgactagcttagcactttgcatcgttgtttacgcatgagcggtga
Proteins encoded in this region:
- the LOC131126074 gene encoding divergent protein kinase domain 1A-like; translated protein: MAKGLFPRAWVKKSFYFQARISFVRVKYLFLTWLTVLVGSWVLYVQYSAYTELCRGHQCKIAICDKYRKGIIDGSACSSLCDKETFYMSRCLSALPNNQVYTGSWGDHEGIVHCNLGKVIRYEMGEELEPRREAPVFDTPTRGTSVEKFREMVFNNLKSKLGDQANLAGLVSVILSVADGNKDGKVSLPEARSMWALLQMDEVLLGLLLQERGHTPRLLGYCGDLYMTERVPHAPLYGLSAPWPLGSWVPGGLQRKMDQWFTPSWPRKAKISMGLLELVEDIFHGTYGSFLICDLAAVHLGYTDGHELRLTNPRTVVPESQFRRSMRALRCDTDADCVYGVDCRTSCDMSYQRCREEPVRPNLAKACAVLKDYLLHGAPSALREELERQLYACMALRGGAGQMNMEHSLLLNNLKALLWRQISHTKDS